In Tessaracoccus flavus, the following are encoded in one genomic region:
- a CDS encoding RNA polymerase sigma factor: MAPDDRQTPVGLLATQLAAGDESALREAYHRWSRLIHTIARNSLGSAADADDVTQQVFIAAWNSRASLRASDEALPAWLIGICRMKVIDALRARSRGFRNEEAMMSEALDEPVVRNLDGVIDSVVVRDALAALGDPRAQILTMVYLEDKTHDDVARHLSIPLGTVKSHVRRGLERLRSVFEEVDSLV, from the coding sequence ATGGCCCCCGACGACCGGCAGACCCCAGTGGGGCTCCTCGCCACTCAGCTCGCCGCAGGCGATGAGTCGGCGCTCCGGGAGGCCTACCACCGCTGGTCCCGCCTCATCCACACGATCGCCCGCAACTCTCTGGGCTCCGCAGCTGATGCGGACGACGTGACGCAGCAGGTGTTCATCGCCGCGTGGAACTCGAGGGCCTCCCTGCGAGCGAGCGACGAGGCCCTCCCCGCCTGGCTCATCGGCATCTGCCGCATGAAGGTGATCGACGCCCTCCGGGCCAGGAGCCGCGGCTTCCGCAACGAGGAGGCGATGATGAGCGAGGCGCTCGACGAGCCGGTGGTGCGGAACCTCGACGGTGTGATCGACTCGGTGGTGGTGCGTGACGCACTGGCCGCCCTCGGCGACCCCCGGGCGCAGATCCTCACCATGGTGTACCTGGAAGATAAGACTCATGACGACGTGGCCCGCCACCTCAGCATCCCGCTGGGTACGGTGAAGAGCCACGTCCGTAGGGGCCTCGAGAGGCTCCGCTCAGTGTTCGAGGAGGTGGATTCCCTTGTCTGA
- a CDS encoding anti-sigma factor yields the protein MSEESNYTLDDVARRFRRAVAQDPQWSDPSPGTWEAIAAATGVAPSQSPAPDASEPQAAPSVSRRGWLFGAGGLVVGAIAGAVGMRMADGFFDDLEEAVRRAELTPLDRPDQRLGTAELLRQQFGYSLSVEVPEGVSNPDGYVEVWLINTDGQRMVSVGVFAADSIGRFSIDEALIEGGYLIVDLSNEQFDDEPRHSGDTIMRGELRS from the coding sequence TTGTCTGAAGAAAGCAACTACACGCTTGACGACGTGGCACGGCGTTTCCGCCGAGCCGTCGCTCAGGACCCGCAGTGGTCCGACCCGTCGCCCGGTACGTGGGAGGCCATCGCGGCCGCGACCGGTGTCGCGCCCAGCCAGAGCCCCGCGCCGGACGCCAGCGAACCCCAGGCAGCTCCCAGCGTCAGCCGCCGTGGCTGGCTGTTCGGCGCTGGCGGGCTCGTCGTCGGCGCCATCGCCGGTGCGGTGGGCATGCGGATGGCCGATGGCTTCTTCGACGACCTCGAGGAGGCCGTGCGGCGCGCCGAACTCACCCCGCTCGACCGGCCCGACCAGCGCCTCGGCACCGCCGAGTTGCTGCGGCAGCAGTTCGGGTACAGCCTCTCGGTGGAGGTGCCCGAGGGCGTCTCCAACCCCGACGGCTACGTCGAGGTCTGGCTCATCAACACCGACGGCCAGCGGATGGTATCCGTCGGCGTGTTCGCCGCCGACAGCATCGGCCGGTTCTCCATCGACGAGGCGCTCATCGAGGGCGGCTACCTGATCGTCGACCTGTCCAACGAGCAGTTCGACGACGAGCCGCGCCACTCCGGCGACACCATCATGCGCGGAGAGCTCCGCTCCTGA